In one Lolium rigidum isolate FL_2022 chromosome 3, APGP_CSIRO_Lrig_0.1, whole genome shotgun sequence genomic region, the following are encoded:
- the LOC124696929 gene encoding uncharacterized protein LOC124696929 has translation MGVASSAAYPIPEAIAPADPPAKEDIQPAAVADAPADSPAKDSPVKEDIEPAAVGGDTEAAGKTAVFDAAEEEEEECPFCLYMKGGGCKEEFVEWEKCVEETEADDGGNVVKQCGKVMAALGRCMENYPDYYTPVSCNVDRQFWGEDLPL, from the coding sequence ATGGGAGTCGCCTCGTCCGCCGCCTATCCTATCCCGGAGGCTATCGCGCCCGCCGATCCACCAGCCAAAGAAGATATCCAGCCTGCCGCCGTCGCAGATGCGCCCGCCGATTCACCGGCAAAAGATTCACCGGTGAAAGAAGACATCGAGCCTGCCGCTGTTGGCGGCGACACGGAGGCGGCGGGGAAGACGGCTGTCTTTgatgccgccgaggaggaggaagaggagtgccCCTTCTGCCTGTACATGAAGGGCGGCGGGTGCAAGGAGGAGTTCGTGGAGTGGGAGAAGTGCGTGGAGGAGACGGAGGCGGACGATGGCGGCAACGTCGTCAAGCAATGCGGCAAGGTCATGGCCGCGCTGGGCAGGTGCATGGAAAACTACCCGGACTACTACACGCCTGTCTCCTGCAATGTTGATCGCCAGTTTTGGGGGGAAGATTTACCCCTATAA